From the genome of Triticum aestivum cultivar Chinese Spring chromosome 3B, IWGSC CS RefSeq v2.1, whole genome shotgun sequence, one region includes:
- the LOC123065542 gene encoding MAPK kinase substrate protein At1g80180-like — translation MAGLQRSSETFRRSGSSGMVWEDKQQLSASGKEAAAPARMQRSGSSGGHGGYRAGHVQPALDPPSPRVAACGFCSLFGKQAPQPQHRAGGGSAKGKRR, via the coding sequence ATGGCGGGGCTGCAGCGGTCGAGCGAGACGTTCCGGCGGTCGGGGTCGTCGGGGATGGTGTGGGAGGACAAGCAGCAGCTGTCGGCGTCGGGCAAGGAGGCGGCGGCCCCCGCGCGGATGCAGCGGAGCGGCTCCAGCGGGGGTCACGGCGGGTACAGGGCGGGGCACGTCCAGCCGGCGCTCGACCCACCCTCCCCGCGCGTCGCCGCCTGCGGCTTCTGCAGCCTCTTCGGCAAGCAGGCGCCCCAGCCGCAGCACCGCGCGGGCGGCGGCAGCGCCAAGGGGAAGCGCCGGTGA